A single window of Gossypium arboreum isolate Shixiya-1 chromosome 13, ASM2569848v2, whole genome shotgun sequence DNA harbors:
- the LOC108462584 gene encoding ankyrin repeat-containing protein At5g02620-like yields MSGGKIEAGEKLIMVVNKNHDTALHDAVRNGHEEIVNLLITRDPKLALLTNNVGESPLFIAADKRHDRIAKPILNVAPDYSIEDRNKMNVLHAAQDNEGNTALHLAVLRGHHGKIFKSMIEDVRVDKAIANSAGHTVIDILLMQEQNIIFKWCITTFVAIYEGLERGNKARKKEQGETQQSERKLEPATAIDEQDLVGEEYARFRKLNFNQVQQIASTNLPVITIIATVSFAAGFIMPGGYVGYGPNAGMLILSHKFAFRVSAIANVLAFSFSNVSMSLHFYISLKQKLDVLAFYTNYTTLLTSLAIIPMAVAFASGSYISLSFTPAFAKTVLSFGCSAYAFLYYLWFY; encoded by the exons ATGAGTGGTGGCAAAATCGAAGCAGGAGAAAAACTGATAATGGTTGTGAATAAGAACCATGATACTGCACTTCATGATGCAGTAAGAAATGGTCATGAGGAGATAGTGAATTTGTTGATTACAAGAGATCCGAAGTTAGCTCTTCTAACAAATAATGTGGGGGAGTCCCCACTCTTTATCGCTGCGGATAAGCGACATGACCGAATTGCTAAACCTATCTTGAACGTGGCTCCAGATTACTCCATCGAGGATAGGAACAAAATGAATGTCTTACATGCAGCT CAAGATAATGAAGGTAACACTGCTTTGCACCTTGCCGTTTTGCGAGGACATCATGGTAAGATCTTCAAATCTATGATCGAAGATGTTCGGGTAGACAAGGCAATCGCAAACTCAGCTGGTCACACCGTTATCGATATTCTTCTCATGCAAGAACAAAATATCATCTTCAAG TGGTGTATCACGACGTTTGTTGCAATCTATGAAGGCCTAGAAA GAGGAAATAAGGCAAGAAAAAAAGAACAGGGCGAGACACAACAATCAGAGAGAAAATTAGAGCCTGCGACGGCAATTGACGAACAAGATTTAGTAGGCGAAGAATATGCTAGATTCAGAAAGCTTAATTTCAACCAAGTTCAGCAAATAGCGAGCACCAATTTACCGGTAATAACAATCATTGCAACAGTGTCGTTTGCAGCAGGTTTTATTATGCCTGGTGGGTACGTAGGTTATGGCCCAAATGCGGGAATGCTGATTCTAAGCCACAAGTTTGCTTTCAGGGTATCTGCTATAGCAAACGTTTTAGCCTTTAGCTTCTCCAACGTATCCATGAGTCTCCATTTCTACATTTCACTTAAACAGAAGCTTGATGTCCTTGCTTTCTACACAAACTACACCACACTCTTGACAAGCTTGGCTATTATTCCAATGGCCGTAGCTTTTGCTTCAGGCTCCTATATTTCATTATCCTTTACTCCCGCCTTCGCTAAAACAGTTCTTTCTTTTGGATGTTCCGCCTATGCGTTCCTTTATTATCTTTGGTTCTACTAA